A single genomic interval of Lentimicrobium saccharophilum harbors:
- a CDS encoding CobW family GTP-binding protein, which yields MEDYMDDDRLPVTILTGFLGAGKTTLLNNLIKNYPQHKFAVIENEFGEIPIDNDLIVGVESDNIYEMSNGCICCTLNGELAELLFDLLNIRHKLTHLVVETTGIADPTTVVQAFMSSEQIEMFYRIDSVVCLVDARNIGPIAADTAMAAKQISYADIVVLNKTDLVTEAEMAGAAELVKSFNPFAELVYSSFGSVNGSSLLDTYTYAPKVIEDFSINAGKLRLSSGVMKPAGFALVQKDQRPALHDIESHSYTFTRNFDPHQFNFWLDHLVEYYGAGIYRIKGIVSFDKVPQKVVVQSVRDHIMISAGEPWNEDEERASRLIFIGKSLGKLRLEESLVKLLSGELQDSVTLLSR from the coding sequence ATGGAAGACTACATGGATGACGACCGGCTGCCGGTAACCATACTGACCGGATTTCTCGGAGCCGGGAAAACCACCCTGCTTAACAACCTGATTAAAAACTACCCGCAGCATAAATTCGCGGTCATTGAAAATGAATTCGGGGAGATTCCGATCGACAACGATCTGATCGTTGGTGTGGAAAGCGATAATATCTATGAAATGTCGAACGGATGCATCTGTTGTACGCTCAACGGCGAACTGGCTGAGCTGCTGTTTGATCTGCTCAATATCCGGCACAAACTGACGCATCTGGTTGTGGAAACCACCGGTATTGCCGATCCAACCACGGTAGTGCAAGCGTTCATGTCGTCGGAGCAGATTGAAATGTTTTACCGCATCGACAGCGTGGTGTGTCTGGTGGATGCCAGGAATATCGGGCCCATTGCTGCCGATACGGCCATGGCTGCCAAACAGATCAGCTACGCGGATATAGTTGTGCTGAATAAAACGGATCTGGTTACTGAAGCGGAGATGGCCGGCGCCGCTGAGCTGGTAAAGTCGTTCAATCCCTTTGCAGAATTGGTTTATTCAAGTTTTGGAAGTGTCAACGGTTCCAGCCTGCTTGATACATACACCTACGCGCCGAAAGTGATCGAGGACTTCAGTATCAATGCAGGAAAACTCAGGCTTTCATCCGGGGTGATGAAACCCGCAGGTTTTGCCCTGGTGCAGAAAGATCAGCGTCCTGCCCTGCATGATATTGAATCGCACAGTTACACTTTCACCCGCAATTTCGATCCCCATCAGTTTAATTTCTGGCTCGATCACCTGGTCGAATACTATGGCGCCGGTATTTACCGCATCAAAGGCATTGTAAGTTTCGACAAAGTGCCTCAGAAGGTTGTGGTGCAGTCGGTGCGAGACCATATCATGATCTCGGCCGGGGAGCCGTGGAATGAAGATGAGGAGCGGGCCAGCCGGTTGATTTTTATCGGCAAAAGCCTGGGTAAGCTGCGGCTGGAGGAAAGCCTGGTTAAACTGCTCAGCGGGGAGTTGCAGGATAGTGTCACCCTGCTAAGCCGTTGA
- a CDS encoding DUF937 domain-containing protein: MLNQLINLVKENAGDAIVNNPSIPNERNNEAIQTAARSLLNSLQGQAKGGNLNAVLDMFKGNDNASSNPMVNIISSGVAGDLMKKFGLDNAAAANIVNQLIPAVMDKLKNKTNDPNDSSINLDQIIGALSGKKGGGLLGSLAGMLFKRK, from the coding sequence ATGCTCAATCAATTAATCAACCTGGTGAAGGAAAATGCCGGGGATGCCATTGTCAATAACCCCTCCATTCCCAACGAGCGCAACAACGAAGCCATTCAGACGGCCGCAAGATCATTGCTCAACAGCCTTCAGGGCCAGGCAAAGGGAGGCAACCTCAATGCCGTGCTCGATATGTTCAAAGGAAACGACAATGCCTCCTCCAATCCGATGGTAAATATTATCAGTTCGGGTGTCGCCGGCGACCTGATGAAGAAATTCGGCCTCGACAATGCCGCGGCAGCCAACATCGTCAACCAGCTTATTCCTGCCGTGATGGACAAACTGAAAAACAAGACCAACGATCCCAACGATAGCAGCATCAACCTGGATCAGATCATTGGCGCACTTTCCGGAAAGAAAGGCGGCGGACTGCTGGGATCACTGGCCGGCATGCTTTTCAAAAGAAAATAG